Sequence from the Pedobacter sp. D749 genome:
AAGGCCCTGCAAGTGCCACGTTTTCGAGCGTAGACCCAGGGGGAAGTATTAATCTGGTTACTAAAAAACCACTGACTGAAGACCGCAAGGAAATCAGCATCTCGGCCGGAAGTTTTAGTACAGTACGCGGCGCATTAGATTTTACTGGTCCGTTAAATTCAGATAAAACACTGCTTTACCGACTTAACCTTGGCTATGAAGACAGCAAAAGTTTCAGAGACCTGCAATATAGGAAGGGTTATATCATTGCACCTTCATTTTCATACATCCCAAATGACCGTACCAGTTTAAATGTAGAGGTGGTAATGAACAACAGCAATTCGAGATTAGACCGTGGACAAGCTATTTTTGGCGCCATCGCCGGGCAAACCGATTTAAAAAGCACGCCGATCAGTTTCAACATGGGTGCCAGCAACGACCGTTTTAACAGTCAGGATTTAATGCTAATGACCAATTTTTCTCATCGTTTTAACCAGGATATTATTTTCAATGTGGCTTATATGAAGCAAAACTGGAACGAAGATCTTTTGGAACATCGAACCACCAATGCTTTTGGCGTTGATGAAAACAATCAACCTATCCCTACCCTTGCGGCCATGCGGGCAGTTCAGCGTCAGCAAAAGTGGCGTACCGATAATCTAAGCACCTATTTCAGTATAAATGCCAATACGTTTAGCTTAAACCATAAACTGGTAATCGGCTACGATCGGATTAATACCCAGAAACTGCGTGGCGGTGGTGAAAATTCTGCGCAGGGTTACCGGTTAAAAGACGGAACCATTGCAGCAAGGTACGATCCCACAAAAAAAGATCTCTATTTATTTAAAGTGGTAAACGGCGTAAATGCACCTGTGCCCAACGTAGAACATTTTAACCTCGCTAACCCAAGTTATACGATTAAAAATTTAAGCGATTATATTTTTACCAAAACTGAAATACCACCGGCCTACAATTTAGTTAATGCCGTTTATTTTCAGGATCAGATCAAATATGACAAGCTTGCCTTAACCCTGGGCCTGAGACAGGAATGGTACGAAGACTACAGCAATTACAAACTGGCGACCCAGAAGAAAATTTATCAACATAAACTCTTGCCAAGAGTTGGGATAACCTACGCGGTAACCACGAACATTAACCTTTATGGAACTTATTTACAAGGTTACCAACCGCAGGGCAATACTTCAACTCTGGTCATTGTTCCGCCGCCTGCAGGTTCCAATTTTAAACCATTAGAAAGTGATTTGAAGGAAATTGGTGCGAAATCTGAATGGCTGAATAAAAACCTGATGGTAAATGTTTCGGTTTTCGAAATTAACCAGAAAAACCTATTGATGAATGCAAACGATCCTTTAGATGTAAACCGCTTAATTGAACGTGGCGCACAACGCAGCCGTGGTTTCGAATTCGAAGCTTCAGGTTTCATCAGACAGAACTGGCAGTTTAATGCAGGTTATAGTTATGTAGATGCCATTATTAAGGATGATTTCAACCCGGCTTTAATCGGTCAGCGCGTGCAGAACACACCAAAACACAGTGCCAGCTTATGGACGCGTTATAATTTTGAAACGCAACAGCTGAAAGGTATTGGTTTTGGCACAGGCTTACAATATAGTGGTACTAAACTTCCATTATACATCAGAGATTTTACACTTCCGGCCTATACCCTTGTTGATGCCGCAGTTTATTATTCTCCTGCAGGTTCTAAAGTCCAGTTGGCCATAAACATGAACAACATTTTAAATAAAACCTATTGGGTTGGGGCACAAAACTACCTACGCCTTTTCCCTGGCACACCAAGAAATGTAATGTTTAACGTAACTTATAGAATATAATGTCAGCTAGAATAAGCACTATTGCGAAACAAACTTTTAAAGCCGCCTTTAACAATAGCGCCACCTTAGCCTTAACCCTTTTATTGGGTTTATCGCTCTGTTTGGCCACTTATGTTGGCTGGCAAAACTTTAAAACGCAAAATAATCAACGGCTCCATTATAAGGAACTGGTAAGGGCACAATGGTTAGCCAAACCAGATAAACATCCTCACAGGATGGCGCACTATGGCTACCTCGCCTTTCGCGAAAAACATGAACTCAGTTTCTTCGATTTTGGCATAGAAAGTTTCGCCGGGGTATCGATTTTTTTAGAGGCACATAAACAGAACACCGTCAATTTTAGTGAAGCAGGTTTTACGAACGGCATGTTAAGCTTTGGCGAAATCAGTGTAGCCATGGTATTACAACTATTGGTACCGCTGCTCATTTTCTTTTTGGGTTATAACAGCATATCGGCAGAACGCGAATCAGGGACTTTAAAAATCCTGTTGTGCCAGGATGTAAGCTGGAAACAACTCCTTTGGGGCAAAACTATAGGTATTATTGGCGTTTGCCTCTCCATATTTATCCCACTTATATTGCTCACCATCTTGTTATGGGCATCTTTAAGTCACTGGCAAATTAGTATGGATTCAGCCTTACGCCTGTTACTCCTGGTTTTGTCTTATGCCATTTATTTTTTCATTATTTCGGCCATTACCGTTTTGGTTTCGGCCTTTGCGCGCAGTTCTAAATCAGCCTTAATTACCTTATTGGCCTGTTGGATATTTTTCATGGTCATTATGCCCCGCATTACCCAGGCGGTTGGTGTAAAGATTCATCCTTCACCTTCTAAAATAGAATTTGCCGATGCCATTGCAGCTGATGTTCATCGGCAAGGCGATAGCCACGATCCCAATGACCCACATTACGCGGCCATTAAAGATTCACTGCTTAAAGCTTACACGGTGGATGATGTAAAAAAACTCCCTTTTAACTATGGCGGTTATATTATGGCCGAAGGCGAAAAAATTACCTCAAAAATTTATAGTCAGCACCAAAATAAGCTGAACCATATTTTCGAAAAACAGAACAGCATTACTACCATTTCGGGTTTCTTAAACCCTTATTTATTGCTGAAACATATTTCGATGGCCTTAACCGCATCCGATTTTAATACCTTCGTCGATTTTCAGCATCAGGCAGAGACCTATCGCTATCAACTTGCTCAAAAGATGAATAAGCTGCAAATTGAAAAGATTAGCAATATTGCACCTGGAGAAGAAGAAAAACCTTTAGCCATCAGCAAGGCAAACTGGGCCGAACAACCCGATTTCAATTACCATTTCAAAAAACTAGGTACTGTTTTGTCGAATGAGTTATTAGCACTAAGCGCCCTAACCTTCTGGTTATTGGTTGCGGTTATGTTGCTTCAATATTCAACCAAATGGATCAAAACGATATCGTAATAAACATGAAAAAAAGTAGATATAACCTTGAATTTAAATTGTTTTTTAGAAGTAGTTCCTCATGGATTGGGATCGTTGTGCTCCTGATAACAGGCTTTGCCGGCCTGTATTTCGGCAAAACCTTCGTCGCCAGGCAAAAGGCTGTAATTGAAAAAGCGGCATTGCTACAAAAGAAAAACACCATCAATAATATTAATCACTTTGGCAAAGATATTGGCCTGTTTTTTTTCCATAATAAGTTTACGCTGGCCAACGCACCGAACAACTGGGCTGCTTTTGCCAATGGGCAGCGAGATATCAATCCTTATTTAATTTCGGTAACCATGTTGGGTTTAGAAGGCCAACTTTATGATACAGATATTAATAACCCTGTTAGCCTGCTTTTGGGCAATATGGATCTTAGTTTCGTTTATATCTTTTTATTCCCACTGGTTATTATTGCCTTTACCTACAATCTTCTTTCAGAGCAAAAGGAAAGTGGAATTTGGTCGCTCTTAAAGGCACAAACCAACCGATCATTTCAGGTAATCTGGCAAAAATTTTTAGTCAGGCTAGTAGTAATTTTTACTGTTGCGCTGTTGCTGTTATTTATAGCAATGCTTTATCTAGAACTCCCGCAAGATTTCACCTTCTTTTCGGTTACCATACTTATTTTACTTTATCTGACTTTTTGGTTTGCTATTTCATTTTTCTTTATCTCTTTAGGTAAATCTTCTAATTTTAATGCATCGGCACTGATAGCAGTCTGGGTACTGCTCTGCATCGTGATTCCTGCATCTTTCAATCTTTTTCTAACTTGGAAGTACCCGGTACCTGAAGCTTTGCAAAATGTGATCAACCAACGAGAAGGTTACCACGAAAAGTGGGATATGGCTAAAGACGTAACCATGAAACCTTTTTTTGAACATTACCCCCAATTGAAGAAATATCCTTTTCCTGAAAAGAAAACCTTTAGCTGGTATTGGTATTATGCCATGCAGCAAATGGGCGATGACCAGGCGGCAACAAGCAGGTTTGCTATCGAAAAGAAACTCGCCAGCAGGCAGTATTTCACCAATATGATTGCCTTATTGTTCCCTACCATACAAACTCAGCTTGGGGTAAATAAAATGGCAGGATCTGATCTCAATACACATCTCCGTTTTCAACAGGCGGTTAGAAAATACCACGAGCAGATCCGTCTACATTTTTATCCGGTAATTTTTCTTAATCAATCAGTTGTGAATACAGACCTTAAAAATTATAAACTGGAAAAATATAATCCGCAAGAGATTCCATATATCTGGATTAACATGCTTTCGGTTTCGCTGCTAACCATAATTATTATTGGCGCCACGGCCTTCAATTTAAAAAGGTTCAATAATTAACAGAATGGTCGTCATTGCGAGAAGGCTTTTTCAGCCGACGAAGCAATCTTTATAGCAAGTATTGCTAGCATGAAAGATTGCTTCGTCGTTCCTCCTCGCAATGACGTTTTATCGCGGATATCCGCAACCTCAAATTCTACTAGCTAATCAATTTACTCTAAGGTATCAGATTTCCTTCAACCAATGACAAATGGACAACTAACTAATGACCAATGAACCTCCCTTACAGCGGATAAGCGGTTTCACTTTTTGGCTCTGAAAGTACAAAATAGCTCTGAACGGTTGTGATATTAGGTAAAGTAGCCAGTTTATTCCGTAAAAATTCGTGATAGGCATCCATATCTTTAGTTGCAATACGGAGAATAAAATCATGAGCCCCAGTCATTTGAAGGCATTCCATTACTTCCCCAAATTTAGAAACTTCGGTTTCGAATTCAATCAGGGTTTTAGCAGTATGCTCTTTCAGTAATACATGGGAGAAAGCAATCAGGTTTCTGTTTATTTTTTTCCGATCGAGAATTGCCACAATTCTTTTAATGTAACCTTGTTCCTTTAATCTCCTTATACGTTCGTGTATGGTTGCTATAGATTTATGCAGCTTTAACGATATCTCTTTATGAGTCAGGGCGGCATCATGCTGCAGCAATTTTAATATTTCGATATCAACCTGATCTAAATCTCCGTGTATCATGTATGCCTATGAATGAAAAAAAATATAATGGACATTAAAAAACTCAGCTTAAACTGAAATAAAAATCAATATTAGTCAAAAAAAACAGAAAATTTCCGTAAAAAACAACTTGTATTGACACAAATAAGAATAATAATGAATTTTACCGAAATTAAATTACTGAAAAGCTTTCTGTAATTGATTAAAAAAAATAGCCATGAGAACATTAACAGCAAATGAAATGACAGCTTCCAATATAGGGAAATTTGAACATTTATCGCTTCTGGTTGGTAACACACCAATGCTGGAGCTTACTTATACTTACCAGGGAAGTATAGGTAAAATTTATGTTAAATGTGAGCATTATAACCTGACAGGCAGTATTAAGGATAGGATGGCGCTTTACACCCTGAAAAAAGCTTATGCTGAAGGCAAAATCAAAGCAGGAGACCGTATAGTTGAGGCTACGAGCGGTAACACCGGGATTGCATTTGCAGCAATAGGCAAAGCTTTAGGTCATCCGGTAACCATCATAATGCCCAACTGGTTGAGCAAAGAGCGCATGGATATTATTAAAAGTTTAGGTGCTGAAATTATTCTGGTGAGCAAGGAAGAAGGTGGGTTTATTGGTAGCATTAAACTTGCAGAAGAGATGGCCGAAAACAATCCGGATATCTTTTTACCAAAACAGTTCGAAAATATTGCCAATCCAGAAGCACACGAACATACCACAGGTAAGGAAATCTGGGGCCAATTAAAATTGAAAAATCTATCACCCGATGCTTTTGTTGCCGGAGTAGGCACCGGAGGAACCATCATGGGCGTAGGTAATTTTTTAAGAAAGCAAAACGCTGATATTAAAGTACACCCACTTGAACCTGCAGAATCACCTACTTTAACTACGGGTTATAAAGTAGGCAGCCACAGAATCCAGGGCATTTCTGATGAGTTCATTCCAGAAATTGTTAAACTGAGCGAACTGGATGAAGTGATACAGGTAAATGATGGCGATGCCATACTAATGGCACAAAAACTAGCTGAGAAACTTGGTTTAGCGGTAGGCATATCATCAGGAGCCAATGTGATAGGTGCTATCAAACAACAACAAAAAATGGGAATTGACAGCTGCGTAGTGACCATCTTTTCCGATAGCAACAAAAAATATTTAAGTACCGATCTGATGAAGTTGGAACCAGTTAAAACAGGGTATATTACCCCTGAAGTAGATTTTCTGGATTACCAGGCCTTTAGCAGATTACATTAATCAACATAACCAATAAACTACAACATGAAAAAAATCATCTTTTTGTTCTGTACTGTATGCCTGATTAGCCTTAGTGCATATAGCCAAATTTTAAAACCCGTAACCTGGAGTTATGCCGCAAAAAAAACAGGTCCAAATACAGCTACTGTTTTCATCAAAGCTTCGGTAGATCAGGGCTGGCACCTTTATTCACAATTTGTTAAAGACGGAGGTCCTGTTAAAACAACCTTTACTTTTCCTGCATCCGGCGCTTATACCCTGGTTGGAAAAACAATCGAACCAAAAGCAATAACCAAGTTCGAATCTACTTTTAAAATGGATGTAAGCTACTTCGAAAAGTCGGTAGTTTTTCAACAAAAAGTGAAGCTAAAAGGTAAAACCGCAACAATTAAAGGCAATGTAGAGTTTATGGTATGCGATGATAAGCAATGTTTACCGCCAGAGCAGGTCGAATTTAGTATTCCTGTAAAGTAATAGCATTACCAAGAATATGATATCCTTAAAAAAAATATGTCTCGGTTTGCTGTTCGTTTGTGCCATATCCTTAAATGGATATGCACAGGATAGCTCCGGCACCGACGACCTCACTTTTACAGAGATAAAGCCAGAAGCACCTGATAGTACGATTAAAGCAAGTGATACTGTTGCCAAAATAGCAGCCGCAGTACCCGCCACGGTTAAACAAACTGTTGCGCCATCAAAAGAAGAACACAAAACTTTGTGGGGAATTTTTATTGCAGGCTTTGTTGGCGGTTTAGCAGCCTTGTTGATGCCCTGCATCTTCCCCATGTTGCCCCTTACAGTAAGTTTTTTCACTAAAGGATCAGAAAAAGGGAAAGCCTTCCGGCGGGCAGCATTGTATGGGTTTTTTATTATCCTCATTTATGTAGTGCTTGGACTTTTGGTTACGGTAATTTTTGGTGCCGATGCCTTAAACAGTCTCTCTACCAATGGGATATTCAATTTCTTTTTCTTCTTATTGCTTGTTGTTTTTGCAGCTTCGTTTTTGGGTGCTTTTGAAATTACCCTACCCTCTTCATGGGTAAATAAAATGGATGCCAATTCGGATAAAGGCGGCATTGCAGGATTATTTTTTATGGCCGGAACACTGGCCTTAGTATCCTTTTCCTGCACAGGCCCTATTATAGGTACTTTATTGGTACAGGCAGCTACAACGGGGGCTTTGTTAGGGCCAGCAATTGGCATGTTTGGCTTTTCTTTGGCTCTGGCCATTCCTTTTGCCTTATTTGCTTTATTTCCGTCTGCGATGAACAAACTACCAAAATCTGGTGGTTGGCTAAACAGTGTTAAGGTTGTTCTAGGTTTTCTTGAGCTTGCTTTTGCCCTGAAATTCTTAAGTAATGTAGATCTTGCCTACCATTGGGAATGGTTTGACCGCGAAATATTTTTAAGCCTTTGGATTGTTATTTTCGGAATGATGGGTATTTATCTGCTGGGGAAACTAAAGTTTTCGCATGATAGTCCTTTAGCATTTATTTCAGTACCCAGGCTTTTTCTAGCCACTGTAGTATTGGCCTTTACCATTTACCTGATCCCGGGCATGTGGGGCGCGCCATTAAAAAGCATTTCAGCCTTTCTTCCACCTCAGGAAACACAGGATTTCGATTTATATACAGCCAATTTATTAGCAGGGAAACCGACTGCAACAAATGATGGTCCGCATAAATATGCTGATAAATTTCATGCACCATTAAAGCTCAATGCCTATTTCGATTATGATGAAGGTTTAGCTGCAGCTAAGAAACTGAATAAACCTGTACTCATTGATTTTACAGGCCATGCCTGCGTAAACTGCAGAAAAATGGAAGCCAATGTTTGGCCAGATAAAGACGTATATAAAATGATCAGTAATGATTATGTATTGATTCAGTTATATGTGGATGATAAAACAGCACTTGCTCCGGCTGATGTAACGGTTACATCTGAAGGAAAAAAACTCAGCACCATTGGTAAAAAATGGAGCGACCTGCAAGCAAGGAAATTCCAGTCAAATTCGCAGCCTTTTTATGTACTGCTTGATCCAAAAACAGAAGCACTATTGGCACCACCACAAGGTGCTGATTATGAAATAGCCAATTACCAAAAATTCTTAAAAAGTGGTTTAAACGCTTTCCACTAACAGATAGGACATAAAAGCGTTTATTTTAGTTAATGATGGAAGGACAGTACCGGATGGTCTGTCCTTTGTTTTGCCTTTTTTTTTCCACAGGTAAATCCACTCATTTACATACCTCAGCATTAATCTTTGCAAATACGTATCGCTTACAGGATGGGACAGGACGGATTAGCCGAATAAAAGTTCTAACATCGTATAACCAAGTATAAATCCATTCTTTTAATCATTACCTATATGAGCAAGAAAAATTACGCTAACATAATGCAATCGTTTGCATTTACTGATCTCATTATCGCCATTTTAGATTCGCGAAGCACATAAGAAGAAAAGCCAGGTGTAGCCAAACTAACTCATTTTTCATCTTGTACGAGGTAATACATCCAGATGCAATGGATTACTTGCTTAACCATACACCCTCATAACAGATAGCACAGCACCTCCGGTATGCTATTACCAAATAACCAAATATTTACAAAACCAATTAAATTATGGGTCTTAATTTTTATCCAGAAAAGTTAAAGCGACGAAGAGGTTGTTCCTACAGGGCAATCCTGATCACTAGCATGTCTGCACTCTGCATGTTATGTGTCGCAAATAATGCAAATGCTAACCATCTGAAAACAGCACTTTCGTCAGTCACAACAAACATCTCCATGAGCAAACGAGACGTTACCCTAAAAGGAAAAATTGTTGACGAAAAAGGTGAAACCTTGGTTGGCGTGAGTATAAAAGTAAAAGGTACAACTATTGTAGCCTCTACCGATGCCAATGGTACTTTCTCCGTTACTATTCCATCAACGGTGAGCAACCCGGTTTTGGTGGTTTCGTACATTGGATATGCCACACAAGAATTACCCGTAGATGGAAAAACTACGATCAGCATACAATTAAAGAGTTCCACAAATGATTTAGATGAGGTTGTAGTTGTTGGTTATAACACCGTAAAAAAAAGTGATTTAACCGGCGCGGTGGTAAGCGTGGGTGCAGAACAGATCAGATCAAGGCCGGTACAAAATGCATTACAAGCCATACAAGGCAAAGCAGCCGGGGTTGATGTTACTTCAAACGAGCGCCCTGGTCAAGTTGGCTCCATTTTAATCAGAGGTGTACGATCTATAAATGCCAGCAATTCACCATTATACGTAGTAGACGGTATTCCATTTGCAGCAGGCGGTATTGAAGCCATCAATCCTAACGATATCGAAAGTATCGACATTTTAAAAGATGCATCCGCAACTGCAATCTATGGATCAAAAGGAGCAAATGGCGTTGTATTGGTTACCACTAAAAAAGGTAAAACAGGCAGGTTAACTTTAGATTATGTGGGTACGGCAACCATCGAAACCATCCAGAACAGAACACAGATGATGAATGCTGCCGAATACATCGAATTCCGCCGCGATGCTTACCGCCGTGTAGGTTATTTAAATCCTGCAGCTCAGGCAAGCACTACTTATCCTGTTATACCAACACAAGCAGATGATAACCGCATATTTCCTAACGATAGTTATGTAACGGCAAACATTGCGCAAGGCTGGCAAAATGGTGTTTACAACGGCAGCTTAGTGCCTACAACAAACTGGACCGATTTGGTTACACGGACCGGCATTACGCAAGACCATGTATTAAGCGCCAGTGGCGGTACAGACAAATTAAAAGCTTATGCCTCATTTGGCTACTTAAACCAGATTGGTACAGAACTTGGCCAGGATTATAACCGTTATACTTCTAAGGTAAGTGTAGAACTGAATCCGGTTAAGTGGTTTAAATTCGGGGCTAACATTACCGCATCTTACGGCTTGCAGAACTATGGGTTTTCAACAGGTAATGCAACCGGACCGAGCAGTTTATATGGTGCAGCACTAGGCATGCTACCTGTTGCTGTACCTTTCGATGTAAACGGTAACAGGATCAATTTACCCGGTGCAGACATCAATATTCAAAATCCCGTGGGTGAAGATCAGTACAATATCAATTTACGTAAAGTGTTAAGAACAATCGGCTCTTTTTATGCTGAAGTAAGCCTTTTGAAAGGATTGAAGTACCGTATTAACTTTGGCCCTGATTTTTACAACAACTACAATGGAAGATACCAGGATGCAAAATCAATCAATCGTGGCGCGGGCGAATCAGGCTCTACCAATTATGCTCAGCTTAACCAAAACAACAGATTTGCCTATACGCTGGATCACCTGGTTTACTACGATAAAACAATAAAAAAACACAACTTTGGTGTTACTTTATTGCAGAGTTCATCACTCTTTAAAGAAGAGAGTTCATCAATGACGGGAACTAAAATTCCTTTAAGTAACCCACTCTGGTATGGCTTAGGCGGTGCCAATATTCCTAGCCTGGATGCTTTTAGTACCGATTTGAGTAGAAACACTCTTGTATCCTACATGGCCAGAGTTAATTACAGCTTTAATAGCAAATACCTATTAACTGCATCTGCGCGTTGGGATGGTGCATCGCAATTGGCTGAAGGCAACAAATGGGACTTTTTCCCCTCTACCGCAATTGCGTGGCGCATAGATCAGGAAGATTTCATGAAAAACATCAAATGGATCGATCAGATGAAACTTCGCTTAGGTGTAGGTAGTGTAGGTAATTCGGCCATTTCTTATGGAACAACTTTAGGTAAATTACAGCCCTTAACTTATACTTATGGTAGTTCGGTACAAACGGGATATGTAGCATCAGATGCATCACTGGCTAGTCCTCCTACCTTACCAAACAAAGCGCTTGGATGGGAGCATACTTTACAATATAACCTTGGACTTGATTTTAGCTTAGTTAAAGGAAGAGTTGGCGGTTCCCTAGACTTATATAAATCTAAAACTACCGACCTGTTATTACAAAAAGACATTTCTTCAATAAATGGTTATACTTCATCTTTCGATAACATTGGAGAAACCCATAACAGAGGTATCGACATTACCCTGAACACTGTAAACTTAAAAAACAAAGATTTTAACTGGTCTACAACCTTAAGTTTCTCGGCAAGTAAAGATAAGGTGGTTAAACTGGCCAACGGCGATGTAATTGGTAGTTTATTGTTCATCGGTCAAAGGGTTAGAGTAGCCTACGATTTTGTCAAAGATGGCATCTGGCAAAATACGCCTGAAGACTTGGCTGAAATGGCAAAGTTTAATGCTAACCTGCCAGCAGCAAGCGCTTTTAAACCAGGCAGCATCCGGGTTAGGGATCTGAATAACGATTATAAAATTGATGCCAATAACGATAGAATGATTAGAGGAAGTTACACGCCAAGCTGGACCAGCGGGATGACCAATACCTTTACTTACAAAAACTTCGACCTTTCTATCTTTATTATTGCAAGATATAATTTTTTGATTGCCACGGGCGCCGAGTCACTACAGGGCCGTTTTGCCCAACGTTTGGTTGACTATTGGACACCAACCAACCCAACAAACGATTATCCTGCACCAAATTATGGAAGTGCAGCCGGCGATCCTTACCGAAGTGCTATGAACTACCAGGATGGATCTTTCGTAAAAATCAGAAATATCTCATTGGGCTATTATTTCCCGGAAAAAATTGCTAAAAAATTAGCATTATCTAAATTAAGGGTATATGCACAAGCCATTAATCCGGGTTTAATTTACTCTAATGTTGGCTGGGTTGATCCTGATTCGGGCATCTCATCCAACAATAGCGTTACCTCAACTTTTAACAGAGGTGTCGTATTTGGTGTTAATGTTAGCCTTTAATCCTTAATCGCTATTTAAAGAAATTGATCATGAAAAAGATTATAAATATATTATCGGGTGCTGCAATATTAGGAGGACTGATGATTTTCCCTACTTCCTGCAAAAAAAGCTTCTTAGATGAAGAAGTTGTTAATGCCCGTACCACTGCAGATTTTGTTACAACTGATGGCCTCGACGGTTTAAGCATAGGCATGTACCAGAGTTTAAAATTTCACTTTAATTATACCTGGGCATATACTACCGCCAACTATGGAGTAGATGAATTTACAGTTGGTGGAGATAGAACCGAACAAATGTGGAATTCTTACGACGCAAGTTTGAATTCCCTTAATGCTGATGTAGCCAGTGTATGGGATAATATGTACGAAAACATAAATTCGGCGAATATTCTTATCAAAAACGTACCATTGTATTATCAGGGTGCAAGCAAAAACACTCGTCTGGGCGAAGGTTATTTTATGCGTGCTTTCGATTATTTCAAACTGGTAAAACAATATGGTGGTGTTCCGTTGAGGTTAGAAGCACAGGATTTCATTCAGGAAGAATTTACCAGGAACAGTGCAAAAGAGGTATATGAGCAAATAATTCAAGATTTTACACAAGCTTATAACTTTTTACCGGCTACAGTAACAGAAACCGGCCGCATTACCAAATGGGCAGCAGCACACTTTTTGGCAAAAGCGTATTTATTCCGTGCAAGCGAAATAAACAATAGCTGGAATAGTGATACCAAAACCGCCGATCTTCAGAACGCTGTAAAATATGCCGATCTGGTGATTAACAGCGGTCAGCATACTCTGGCTACCAACTTTAGCGATTTATGGAATTTCACGACCATTGATGGCACAAACGAAACCAACAAAGAAATCATTTTAGCCGCCCAGTTCTCTGGCAATACAGCTACTCAGGGGCGTTATGGTAACCAGGTACATCTGTATTATCCGTCTATTTACCAAAATTTACCAGGCATGCAACGCGATATCCCTGGCGATCGTGAATTCCAGCGTTTAAGGTCTACAGATTATGCCCTCGATGTTTTTGACCGTGTAAACGACTCGAGATTCTGGAAAAGTTTTAAAACACGTTATTTATGTAACAGGCCTGCCGCAGC
This genomic interval carries:
- a CDS encoding TonB-dependent receptor; its protein translation is MQPIFRNYTYKPSKKIHFMYPKYKALPGVVTICLLFLLNLFNLQANAQIKVSGKVINAQDQGVHKATIKFKNGKDQLNAISDSLGNFSLILSKTANYAVTVSAIGYSSFNQIYPINQTGDLNLDAIVLQTSNEELQTVEVVGTNSKKYYGNYSFSATKTATFNKDIPQAISSVSKELIADRQAAVLADAVKNVTGVSQSSYYNQFSIRGINQNEEGAIINGMRTHQYYFNQPLTNNLERIEVIKGPASATFSSVDPGGSINLVTKKPLTEDRKEISISAGSFSTVRGALDFTGPLNSDKTLLYRLNLGYEDSKSFRDLQYRKGYIIAPSFSYIPNDRTSLNVEVVMNNSNSRLDRGQAIFGAIAGQTDLKSTPISFNMGASNDRFNSQDLMLMTNFSHRFNQDIIFNVAYMKQNWNEDLLEHRTTNAFGVDENNQPIPTLAAMRAVQRQQKWRTDNLSTYFSINANTFSLNHKLVIGYDRINTQKLRGGGENSAQGYRLKDGTIAARYDPTKKDLYLFKVVNGVNAPVPNVEHFNLANPSYTIKNLSDYIFTKTEIPPAYNLVNAVYFQDQIKYDKLALTLGLRQEWYEDYSNYKLATQKKIYQHKLLPRVGITYAVTTNINLYGTYLQGYQPQGNTSTLVIVPPPAGSNFKPLESDLKEIGAKSEWLNKNLMVNVSVFEINQKNLLMNANDPLDVNRLIERGAQRSRGFEFEASGFIRQNWQFNAGYSYVDAIIKDDFNPALIGQRVQNTPKHSASLWTRYNFETQQLKGIGFGTGLQYSGTKLPLYIRDFTLPAYTLVDAAVYYSPAGSKVQLAINMNNILNKTYWVGAQNYLRLFPGTPRNVMFNVTYRI
- a CDS encoding DUF3526 domain-containing protein, which gives rise to MSARISTIAKQTFKAAFNNSATLALTLLLGLSLCLATYVGWQNFKTQNNQRLHYKELVRAQWLAKPDKHPHRMAHYGYLAFREKHELSFFDFGIESFAGVSIFLEAHKQNTVNFSEAGFTNGMLSFGEISVAMVLQLLVPLLIFFLGYNSISAERESGTLKILLCQDVSWKQLLWGKTIGIIGVCLSIFIPLILLTILLWASLSHWQISMDSALRLLLLVLSYAIYFFIISAITVLVSAFARSSKSALITLLACWIFFMVIMPRITQAVGVKIHPSPSKIEFADAIAADVHRQGDSHDPNDPHYAAIKDSLLKAYTVDDVKKLPFNYGGYIMAEGEKITSKIYSQHQNKLNHIFEKQNSITTISGFLNPYLLLKHISMALTASDFNTFVDFQHQAETYRYQLAQKMNKLQIEKISNIAPGEEEKPLAISKANWAEQPDFNYHFKKLGTVLSNELLALSALTFWLLVAVMLLQYSTKWIKTIS
- a CDS encoding DUF3526 domain-containing protein — protein: MKKSRYNLEFKLFFRSSSSWIGIVVLLITGFAGLYFGKTFVARQKAVIEKAALLQKKNTINNINHFGKDIGLFFFHNKFTLANAPNNWAAFANGQRDINPYLISVTMLGLEGQLYDTDINNPVSLLLGNMDLSFVYIFLFPLVIIAFTYNLLSEQKESGIWSLLKAQTNRSFQVIWQKFLVRLVVIFTVALLLLFIAMLYLELPQDFTFFSVTILILLYLTFWFAISFFFISLGKSSNFNASALIAVWVLLCIVIPASFNLFLTWKYPVPEALQNVINQREGYHEKWDMAKDVTMKPFFEHYPQLKKYPFPEKKTFSWYWYYAMQQMGDDQAATSRFAIEKKLASRQYFTNMIALLFPTIQTQLGVNKMAGSDLNTHLRFQQAVRKYHEQIRLHFYPVIFLNQSVVNTDLKNYKLEKYNPQEIPYIWINMLSVSLLTIIIIGATAFNLKRFNN
- a CDS encoding Lrp/AsnC family transcriptional regulator — its product is MIHGDLDQVDIEILKLLQHDAALTHKEISLKLHKSIATIHERIRRLKEQGYIKRIVAILDRKKINRNLIAFSHVLLKEHTAKTLIEFETEVSKFGEVMECLQMTGAHDFILRIATKDMDAYHEFLRNKLATLPNITTVQSYFVLSEPKSETAYPL
- a CDS encoding PLP-dependent cysteine synthase family protein; this translates as MRTLTANEMTASNIGKFEHLSLLVGNTPMLELTYTYQGSIGKIYVKCEHYNLTGSIKDRMALYTLKKAYAEGKIKAGDRIVEATSGNTGIAFAAIGKALGHPVTIIMPNWLSKERMDIIKSLGAEIILVSKEEGGFIGSIKLAEEMAENNPDIFLPKQFENIANPEAHEHTTGKEIWGQLKLKNLSPDAFVAGVGTGGTIMGVGNFLRKQNADIKVHPLEPAESPTLTTGYKVGSHRIQGISDEFIPEIVKLSELDEVIQVNDGDAILMAQKLAEKLGLAVGISSGANVIGAIKQQQKMGIDSCVVTIFSDSNKKYLSTDLMKLEPVKTGYITPEVDFLDYQAFSRLH